The following are from one region of the Amycolatopsis sp. QT-25 genome:
- a CDS encoding ABC transporter ATP-binding protein: MSARLTARDLTLRYGDRVVSTRLTLDVPDRAFTAVVGPNACGKSTLLRAFVRLLRPAEGEVLLDGKDVGSFPGKGLARELGFLPQDPVAPEDVRVRQLIARGRFPHQSLFASWSEEDERAVIEAMTAAGVAGLADRPVQELSGGQRQRVWVALVLAQKTPYLLLDEPTSFLDIAHQYQLLGLLARLRDEGRTVIAVLHDINQACRYADHLVALRDGRIVAEGAPADVVDAELIKEVFDLPSVVVPDPVTGTPMVVPSC, encoded by the coding sequence ATGAGTGCCCGCTTGACCGCTCGGGACCTGACCCTGCGCTACGGCGACCGGGTGGTGTCGACCCGGCTCACCCTCGACGTGCCCGACCGGGCGTTCACCGCCGTCGTCGGACCGAACGCGTGCGGCAAGTCGACGCTGCTGCGCGCGTTCGTCCGGCTGCTGCGGCCCGCCGAAGGCGAGGTCCTGCTCGACGGCAAGGACGTCGGTTCCTTCCCTGGCAAGGGATTGGCGCGGGAACTCGGTTTCCTGCCACAGGATCCGGTCGCACCGGAGGACGTCCGCGTCCGGCAGCTGATCGCGCGCGGCCGGTTCCCGCATCAGTCGCTGTTCGCGTCGTGGTCCGAAGAGGACGAACGCGCGGTGATCGAGGCGATGACCGCGGCCGGGGTGGCGGGTCTGGCCGACCGGCCGGTGCAGGAGCTTTCGGGCGGACAGCGGCAGCGCGTGTGGGTGGCGCTGGTGCTGGCGCAGAAGACGCCGTACCTGTTGCTCGACGAACCGACGTCGTTCCTCGACATCGCGCACCAGTACCAGTTGCTGGGGTTGCTGGCACGCCTGCGCGACGAGGGCCGCACGGTGATCGCCGTCCTGCACGACATCAACCAGGCCTGCCGGTACGCCGACCACCTCGTCGCGTTGCGCGACGGCCGGATCGTCGCGGAAGGCGCGCCCGCCGACGTCGTCGACGCCGAGCTGATCAAGGAGGTCTTCGATCTCCCCAGTGTCGTCGTGCCCGACCCGGTGACCGGAACCCCGATGGTGGTGCCCTCATGCTGA
- a CDS encoding iron chelate uptake ABC transporter family permease subunit, with protein sequence MRPLVLRRGRFSARLERRTLWFFVAMIVVIAGLTLLGLCYGAAWASPARVFAALTGSGGGPGVVIREWRLPRVLAGLVFGAALGLAGAIFQNITRNPLGSPDVIGLDAGAYTGALFAITVLSGTSTQLTVGSVLGGVLTAAIVYALSLGGGLSGLRLIVIGIAINAMLTAVNSWIVLRAELEIAIAAVGWNAGSLNGVGWDDVAIPFGVLAVLFAVLFTRAPALHQAALGGALAVTTGVRWDRLRLVLVLLGVGCTATVTAVAGPIAFIALAAPQIGRRLARTPGISLLPAALTGAVLLTSADLAAQMLLAPEALPVGVVSTVIGGGYLIWLLTKEVRRT encoded by the coding sequence GTGCGCCCCCTCGTCCTGCGGCGCGGCCGGTTCTCCGCCCGGCTGGAACGCCGCACCCTCTGGTTCTTCGTGGCGATGATCGTGGTCATCGCCGGGCTGACGCTGCTCGGCCTCTGCTACGGCGCGGCGTGGGCGAGTCCCGCCCGCGTGTTCGCCGCGCTCACCGGTTCCGGTGGCGGCCCCGGCGTGGTCATCCGGGAATGGCGCTTGCCGCGAGTGCTGGCCGGGCTGGTGTTCGGGGCCGCGCTCGGGCTGGCGGGCGCGATCTTCCAGAACATCACCCGCAACCCGCTCGGCAGCCCGGACGTGATCGGCCTCGACGCCGGCGCGTACACCGGCGCGCTGTTCGCGATCACCGTGCTTTCGGGGACGTCGACGCAGCTGACCGTCGGCTCGGTGCTCGGTGGCGTACTCACGGCGGCGATCGTGTACGCGTTGTCGCTCGGCGGCGGGCTGTCCGGGCTGCGGCTGATCGTGATCGGGATCGCGATCAACGCGATGCTGACCGCGGTGAACTCGTGGATCGTGCTGCGCGCGGAACTCGAGATCGCGATCGCGGCCGTCGGCTGGAACGCCGGTTCCCTCAACGGGGTCGGCTGGGACGACGTCGCGATCCCGTTCGGGGTGCTCGCGGTGCTGTTCGCCGTGCTGTTCACCAGGGCGCCGGCGTTGCACCAGGCCGCGCTCGGCGGCGCGCTGGCGGTCACCACCGGCGTCCGCTGGGACCGGTTGCGGCTGGTCCTGGTGCTGCTCGGGGTCGGCTGCACGGCCACGGTCACCGCGGTCGCCGGGCCGATCGCGTTCATCGCGCTGGCCGCCCCGCAGATCGGGCGGCGGCTGGCCCGCACCCCCGGCATCTCGCTGCTGCCCGCCGCCCTCACCGGTGCCGTGCTGCTGACCAGCGCCGACCTGGCCGCCCAAATGCTGCTCGCGCCGGAAGCGCTGCCGGTCGGTGTGGTCAGCACCGTGATCGGCGGCGGCTATCTGATCTGGTTGCTCACCAAGGAGGTGCGGCGCACATGA
- a CDS encoding phosphopantetheine-binding protein, which translates to MSLTVEKIHADVAELLGCDPAELSPETDLTDLGLDSMRIMGLVEQWRTEGADTLEFADLAEQPTLGHWTRVLTGSAA; encoded by the coding sequence ATGAGCTTGACCGTCGAGAAGATCCACGCCGACGTCGCCGAACTGCTCGGCTGCGACCCGGCCGAGCTGTCGCCGGAAACCGATCTCACCGACCTCGGCCTCGACTCGATGCGGATCATGGGCCTGGTCGAGCAGTGGCGCACCGAGGGGGCGGACACCCTCGAATTCGCCGACCTCGCCGAACAGCCGACCCTCGGGCACTGGACACGGGTCCTCACCGGGAGCGCCGCGTGA
- a CDS encoding ABC transporter substrate-binding protein — MRTTRTRRLAGAIALALTVATAATACGSGEDGKAAEGGQTRVFAADNGQITIPVSPKRVIATGYAVPALLEAGAPLVGVSSWKRGIPLFNEQERKKYDELAKVAGESAAETNYEAIAQADPDLIVIGVPKPVLADIDLKRLEAIAPVVAIGPSVPSMWRELSRKQADAAGATAGFDAIKTAYDTKAKGLAEKYKAVLPQLKLGHVGAYGEVAKGNFQREFSGSWGTNIAQDVGATYYGQVKVKGGGSKDVSEYPSIEELSTAFTQADAITYSVSADGSVPAPVKYVLDSPLWKELPAVKAGKIYPFRYTEAATYRAATSTLDAVDQAFAPLLKQ, encoded by the coding sequence ATGCGCACCACCAGAACCCGACGCCTCGCCGGAGCGATCGCGCTCGCGTTGACGGTCGCGACCGCGGCCACCGCCTGCGGTTCCGGCGAAGACGGCAAGGCCGCCGAGGGCGGTCAGACCCGGGTGTTCGCCGCCGACAACGGCCAGATCACCATCCCGGTCTCGCCGAAGCGGGTCATCGCCACCGGCTACGCGGTTCCCGCCCTGCTCGAAGCGGGCGCGCCGCTGGTCGGGGTGTCGAGCTGGAAGCGCGGCATCCCGCTGTTCAACGAGCAGGAGCGCAAGAAGTACGACGAACTGGCGAAGGTCGCGGGCGAGTCGGCGGCGGAGACGAACTACGAGGCGATCGCGCAGGCGGATCCGGACCTCATCGTCATCGGCGTGCCGAAGCCGGTGCTCGCCGACATCGACCTCAAGCGGCTCGAAGCGATCGCGCCGGTCGTGGCGATCGGCCCGTCGGTGCCGTCGATGTGGCGCGAACTGTCCCGCAAGCAGGCCGACGCCGCCGGCGCGACCGCCGGGTTCGACGCGATCAAGACCGCGTACGACACCAAGGCCAAGGGACTGGCCGAGAAGTACAAGGCGGTGCTGCCGCAGCTCAAGCTGGGCCACGTCGGTGCCTACGGCGAGGTCGCCAAGGGCAACTTCCAGCGTGAGTTCAGCGGTTCCTGGGGCACCAACATCGCCCAGGACGTCGGCGCCACCTACTACGGCCAGGTGAAGGTCAAGGGCGGCGGCTCCAAGGACGTCAGCGAGTACCCGTCGATCGAAGAGCTGTCGACCGCGTTCACCCAGGCCGACGCGATCACCTACTCGGTCAGCGCCGACGGCTCCGTGCCCGCGCCGGTCAAGTACGTCCTCGACTCGCCGCTGTGGAAGGAACTCCCCGCGGTCAAGGCGGGCAAGATCTACCCGTTCCGCTACACCGAGGCCGCCACCTACCGGGCCGCGACGTCCACCTTGGACGCCGTCGACCAGGCGTTCGCGCCGCTGCTCAAGCAGTGA
- a CDS encoding iron ABC transporter permease: MTGTGRSALLGAALLGLVVIAVLSVGIGAHAIAPGEVVRALLGEGNPSDRAVVLDIRMPRAVLATAVGAALAVGGVLVQALSRNALAEPGVLGVTAGAGFAIAVGSSFGLAASAPAELGLAVLGALGASALVYAVGSRSPLRLVLAGTALSAVLLGLTLGLRLLFPETFDVYRFWSVGSLAGREQAPTTVPLLIIGLSLLGAFAVSRQLNAIALGETVAHTLGANVARVRTVTLLLITLLAGAATALAGPILFVGLIVPHLARRVAGASIPWLIAFAALLGPVLMLAADVGSRVLLPTGEVPVAIVTAFLGGPVLIWAVRKYGAAPL, encoded by the coding sequence GTGACCGGTACCGGGCGGTCCGCGCTGCTCGGCGCCGCACTGCTCGGGCTCGTCGTGATCGCCGTGCTGAGCGTCGGCATCGGCGCGCACGCCATCGCCCCCGGCGAGGTCGTGCGCGCCCTGCTCGGCGAGGGAAATCCGAGTGACCGGGCCGTGGTCCTGGACATCCGGATGCCGAGGGCGGTGCTCGCGACCGCGGTCGGCGCGGCACTCGCCGTCGGCGGCGTGCTCGTGCAGGCCTTGTCGCGCAACGCCCTGGCCGAACCCGGTGTGCTCGGCGTGACCGCCGGGGCCGGGTTCGCCATCGCGGTGGGTTCGTCGTTCGGCCTCGCCGCGTCGGCACCCGCCGAGCTGGGCCTGGCGGTGCTGGGCGCGCTCGGCGCTTCGGCGCTGGTGTACGCGGTCGGCAGCAGGTCGCCGCTGCGGCTGGTGCTCGCCGGGACCGCGCTGAGCGCCGTGCTGCTGGGGCTCACCCTCGGCCTGCGGCTGCTGTTCCCGGAAACCTTCGACGTCTACCGGTTCTGGTCGGTGGGTTCGCTGGCGGGCCGGGAACAGGCGCCGACGACGGTCCCGCTGCTGATCATCGGCCTGTCCCTGCTGGGCGCGTTCGCGGTGAGCCGTCAGCTGAACGCGATCGCGCTCGGGGAGACGGTCGCGCACACGCTCGGCGCGAACGTCGCCCGCGTCCGGACGGTCACCCTGCTGCTGATCACGCTGCTGGCGGGCGCGGCCACCGCGCTGGCCGGGCCGATCCTGTTCGTCGGGCTGATCGTGCCGCATCTGGCCCGGCGGGTGGCGGGCGCGTCGATCCCGTGGCTGATCGCCTTCGCCGCGCTGCTCGGCCCGGTCCTGATGCTGGCGGCGGACGTCGGCTCCCGGGTCCTGCTGCCGACCGGCGAGGTCCCGGTCGCGATCGTGACCGCCTTCCTCGGCGGCCCGGTGCTGATCTGGGCCGTCCGCAAGTACGGGGCGGCGCCGCTGTGA
- a CDS encoding isochorismatase family protein, with translation MRVSLPKIQPYALPTKAELPAGRVGWKPDPARAALLVHDAQRYFLAPYEGSPVPEMVANIAALADAARAVGVPVFYTAQPGHQAAEDRGLLTEFWGEGIGAVIEDDPSAADVVPELAPKPGDTVLTKWRYSAFQRSTFTEQLAEAGRDQLLVTGVYAHIGCQATAVEAFMRDIQPFLVGDAVADFSRARHDQACEYVAQRCGALTTTAAALTALAPIHAGAQR, from the coding sequence GTGAGAGTGTCGCTGCCCAAGATCCAGCCGTACGCCCTGCCGACGAAGGCCGAGCTGCCCGCCGGACGGGTCGGCTGGAAGCCCGACCCCGCCCGCGCCGCGCTGCTGGTGCACGACGCGCAGCGGTACTTCCTCGCGCCGTACGAGGGATCCCCGGTGCCGGAGATGGTGGCGAACATCGCCGCGCTGGCCGACGCCGCCCGAGCCGTGGGCGTTCCGGTGTTCTACACCGCGCAGCCCGGTCACCAGGCCGCCGAGGACCGAGGCCTGCTCACCGAGTTCTGGGGTGAAGGCATCGGCGCGGTCATCGAGGACGACCCCTCGGCCGCGGACGTGGTGCCCGAACTCGCCCCGAAACCGGGTGACACCGTGCTGACGAAGTGGCGCTACAGCGCGTTCCAGCGCAGCACCTTCACCGAACAGCTCGCCGAGGCGGGCCGGGACCAGCTGCTCGTCACCGGCGTCTACGCGCACATCGGCTGCCAGGCCACCGCCGTCGAGGCGTTCATGCGTGACATCCAGCCGTTCCTGGTGGGCGACGCGGTCGCGGACTTCTCCCGCGCACGCCATGACCAGGCCTGCGAGTACGTCGCACAGCGCTGCGGCGCACTGACCACCACGGCCGCCGCGCTCACCGCGCTGGCCCCGATCCACGCCGGAGCACAGCGATGA
- a CDS encoding siderophore-interacting protein — MNRADHRHRHLERIAEVRGGAHAEKVPYPIRVRQAEVVRTEMIGSGLLRVTLGGPGTAGFEAHSPDEHVKVLFPELDPEPRLPVQDGDMLRWPKPSPTSREYTVRRYDQASGELDLDVALHEGGLGAGWAEAVTPGTPVHVAGPPGGLIVPHTYDRYLLAGDLTALPAIARWLEELPRTAAGWAFIEVTDAGEEIELSAPEDVEVHWLHRGDVAPGASDMLARAVQTIEVPAGERLYAWVAGEAGQIKPLRRWLKNELGLGKDDHDVTGYWKRGVADFDDDHDH, encoded by the coding sequence GTGAACCGCGCCGACCATCGCCACCGGCACCTCGAGCGCATCGCCGAGGTGCGCGGGGGAGCGCACGCGGAGAAGGTGCCCTACCCGATCCGGGTCCGGCAGGCCGAAGTCGTCCGCACCGAGATGATCGGTTCCGGGCTGCTCCGCGTCACCCTGGGCGGTCCCGGAACGGCGGGATTCGAAGCGCATTCACCCGACGAACACGTGAAGGTGCTGTTCCCGGAACTGGATCCCGAGCCGAGGCTCCCGGTCCAGGACGGCGACATGCTGCGCTGGCCGAAGCCGTCGCCGACGTCGCGCGAGTACACGGTCCGCCGGTACGACCAGGCTTCCGGGGAACTCGACCTCGACGTCGCGCTGCACGAAGGCGGGCTCGGCGCCGGCTGGGCCGAGGCGGTCACGCCCGGCACCCCGGTGCACGTCGCCGGTCCGCCGGGCGGGCTGATCGTGCCGCACACCTACGATCGCTACCTGCTCGCCGGTGATCTCACCGCGCTACCCGCGATCGCACGCTGGCTCGAAGAGCTGCCACGCACCGCCGCGGGCTGGGCGTTCATCGAGGTCACCGACGCGGGCGAGGAGATCGAGCTGTCCGCGCCCGAAGACGTCGAGGTGCACTGGCTGCATCGAGGCGACGTCGCACCGGGCGCCTCCGACATGCTCGCCCGCGCGGTCCAGACGATCGAAGTTCCCGCCGGTGAACGGCTCTACGCCTGGGTCGCGGGCGAGGCGGGGCAGATCAAACCGCTGCGCCGCTGGCTCAAGAACGAGCTCGGGCTCGGCAAGGACGACCACGACGTCACCGGTTACTGGAAACGCGGCGTCGCGGACTTCGACGACGACCACGACCACTGA